GCTTGGCCTTTTCGATTTCAAGTAGACGATCTTCCGGACTTAATTCCACCAGATTGACATAATGGTCATTGCCACAATTCGGCCAATTGATCATGTATTTACCGTTTGGAAGTTTGCCATAGGCAAGCATTTTGTCACAATCCAATGTCGGGGCTTGATCTGTAATGGGATCGGCATGTGCGCAGGCACAAGCAAATTCGGAAGGGTCATATCCCTCTGGTTTGGGAATAGTACGGTCATTTCCTTTTCCAAAATCCTGTAGAGTCGCTACAAAAGTTAAATCTTGAATGATGGAATTGGATTTTTCAGGCGCAAACTCCTCTCCGATTTCACTTCGAGCATCCATTCCCAATCGATAGGGAAGTCCAATAGATGCGGCCACATCACCTAATTCTGTAGCGTCAATCAGAATTTTAGAGATCACAATCCAATCTTTATTTCCCCTTCGATAGGTAACGGTCCATTGCCCATTATTGTAGAAAGCTGATTTCCATTCACTTTCTAAGGAGAGTTCAAGATTTGGAGTGGAAAGAAGCATATTCTTCAAGATTTCTTGTCCAACCTTGGGTTCAAACAAGGTATTGCTCACCCAACCTGTGGCGAGGGCTTGTTGGGATCCATACCTCGCAATAAGACTATCCCGAAATTCCCCCCAAATCCCTGATAGAAGTCGATGGTTCCCATCAATCGCCGAGACGCCAGCCGAGGTTAACATTCCTCCAACCCAAGATGAGGATTCCAAAATGAGTGTATTAGTCCCCATTCTACCCGCAGCAATTCCCGCAGAAGTTCCACTAGCTCCACCACCGATAATAATCAAATCGAATTGTTGTTGAGCTGTAGCAATAATTGACCAAAAAGTCAGTAAAAATGAGAGGCTAAGATTTTTTTTCATAATGTATGTATCAGTGGCCAACAAGCACCGATTAAAGCTGCTTTTTCGCCAAGTTGGGCAATTTTAAAATCAGGATGAAACCCGTGATAGGAAAGGTATTGAAGTGTAAAAGGAAGAAAATATGGGGAGGCTAGGGAAATTTTCCCTCCCAAAATGACTTGATCGAATCCGTATTCTCTAAAATACGGAACCATAAATTCCCCTAAAGTTTTTCCAAATTCGGAGAAAAGATGGTTTGCCTCTTGAGTCAATTCACCAGTTGAAACCAAGTCCTTGACCCCGGAAATTTTTAAATCAAATTGCTTTTCTGCTTCCGAAATGAACCAAGCAGTTCCTAGATAATCTTCTGCAATACCTTCTCTAAATGGAGCAGTCCAAAGCTTTGCATCGGTACAACGGTTTTCTAAAAAAAATGCCGACCCCAAGCCTGTACCTAAGGTTAATCCAAGAATTTTTTGATGATGTTTACCTGCTCCTGCCATTTTTTCACCTAATAGGAAAGCTTCCGCATCATTCGTGAATAGGATTTGTTTGGGAGGAATGGAAAGGCGTTGAGAAAGTCCATCACGAACTGAGCGCCCAAAGAGGCTTTTCATTTTCCCTTGGTCCTCTAGTAGGGAAATTCCATTCTGATAATCAAAGGGACCGGGCATAGCTATGCCCAAAAAATCATCAGCACTTGGATCAAGTTTTTTGATCAGATCGGTCCAAGATGACAAAATATGATCTGCCTCCAAAGTGGTATCTACAGAAACTCCGACTTCATCGGAAACAGTTATTCCCCCTTGATTAATCCCAATTCTAGCCGCAGAAATATGAGACCCGCCGATATCTATCCCAATATACCTTGGCTTCATTGGAGAGGCAGCAAGGCTTTAGAAAGTTTCTCTAGTAAGGTTCCCGTGTTATCTTCAGAAAGTTCCCAAAACATGGCACCTGCTAAGTTCTTTTCTCTGATAAACTGAGCTTTAGCTTGAATCGAAACGGTATCTTCATAGGTAATCCAAGTAGAGTCCGAACTGGAAAAAAGATACGGAGCAGCTGCTTTTTCATCCCAAAATCGCTGGAATTTGCTTGTAGTCGCCAAGGCATAAATCTGGTGATAGGGCAAACCCATTTCAAATTTCCCAGATTGAAAGAGTCCATGGTCTTCGGGTGATACTTGCTTCCACATTCTTCCGTAAAAGGGAATCCCTAGAACGATTTTTTCCACAGGCACTCCAAATTCGACATGTTCATCCACAGTTGTTTGAGCAGATCTACCTTTTGCTCCATTAGGAAACAAATTAGCGTGATGCCCAGTAACCTGATCTCCTGCAGTATAAAAATCATACGCCATAATATTGACCAAATCCAAGTATTCTTGGGCCTTTGTCAAATCATTAGCCTCCAAATAGGACCTAAATCCACCTGAAGCAATGGTGCTTAGGTAATGAGTTTGATGAATTGCTCCTAAAGAATCAAGTGCTTCTCGGAAGCTTTTTAACATGGCAACAAAGTTTTCCTTATCCTCCTTTTTGTAGGGATTATTATCACCGGGCAACCCAGGATATTCCCAATCAAAATCCAACCCATCTAACCGATGCTTGATCAAGTATTCGATGCCTGATTGAGTAAGTTTTTGAATTCCTTGAGGGGAAGAAACAGCCTCAGAAAACCCCTTGGAGTGCGTCCATCCTCCGATAGATACCAGAATTTTTAAATTAGGATTACGCTGCTTTAAGGATTGTAGTGCTAAAGAATTCAAGCTATCACGCGTGGCATGTTCAGGTGACATGGGAGCCACTAAGCCCATACTATCCACATGGGCAAAAGCATAGTTGAGATGAGTCAGCTTTTCTGCCGGGATTTTTTTGGGATTGATTGTTTTCCATCCAGCAACATATCCTACGATCACTTTATTTTTTTGAATTGAAGCATTATGCTCGGAAGTATTTGGGCTACAGGAAAACAGGACGAGTAGCACCAAAAAAGAAAGGTATTTCATAGACAGGATTGAAATTTCTAGACGAAGTTAAAAAAACAGAGGCTTTGGCAAATGCCAAAACCTCCGTTAATCGTACTAATTTGGGTGATTTAATTACCTCCGTCCCACCAAACTTTTGTTGCAAACAAGTCGCCACCCATTCGGGCTACAGCGTCTGCATAGTTTTGCGGGTTAGAACCGATCTCAGACTCCCAATATCTTAATCTTCGAGGGATAAAGTTTCCTTCAAACGCATTCGGATCTTGTGTTGGAGTAAGTGCAGGATACCCTGTTCTTCTCCAGTTAGACCAAGACTCAATATCATTCAAGTAGGTAGCTGCCCAATATTCTTCCCCGATCAATCGGTATTTATCAGACTCTGAAGCTGCACCAAATCCTCTTCCAGCGATATAAGCTTGGATTGCATCAGCAGAAACCGCGAAAGATCCATCGAAATAAGTCCAAGCATTGATGGCTGCAGTCACACCATTATTGAAGTGAGTTTCTGCATTGGTAGAAATCCAGCCTTTAAGTGCTGCTTCTGCTCTCATCAATTCTACTTCAGCATAAGACTGTAGATAGTAAGGATCTTCCCAATCCAAATACTTTAGATTAAGCATTGAGAAGTTTTGCTGAACGACAGAGAAACCATCTAATGTTCCAGGAGCTACTACGTCTCGGATATTGGTAGAATTGTACCCATTAGGCATACCAATTTGCAAAGCAGGATCCGTAATCCAAGTAGCCGGAGCATCAGGATTTCCTACCCCACCTGTAACAATCATTTTTCTAGGGTCATTATTAGCAGTCATCCAATCCAAGAAAGTCTTGGAGACTTTGCAGTCTCTAGAATACTTATAGGTATTCCAGTATCCGTCATTCAGACCGTTTCGGTTTACACCTTGAGGACCTGGAGCATACTTGATAAATGCGATATCGTCATTGGAAGAGAATGCTCCACTGTTATTTGCCTCGGTAAATACTTCTCGGGCTTTAGCAGCATCCACATTACTCATTCTCATAGCCATTCTCATAAGAAGAGAATTGGTAAACTTCTTCCACTTATCAATATTACCACCATAGATGAAGTCCTGCGCTCCCAAAGATCTGGCAGAAGAAGAGAATTTATCTCTTGCAGCCTTCAGATCTTCGATCATTGCATAGTAAACATCCTTTTGAGCTTCATATTTAGGGAACCAATTATCCTCGCTTTCCAATCCGTAACCAGCCTGAGTGTAAGGAATATCTCCGTACATATCAGTCATTCTCAATAGATCAAACACACGAAGAACTGTCGCGGCAGCATTCACATTTGCCTCATTAGGATCATCCTTGGTTTTTCGAATAACCTCTGAGAACAAACGAATCACATCCGTGAAATGGCGCTCCATGTAAGCTCCAGAATACTGAGCTGAGTAGAAATATTTATCTCCGGAGAAATAGCCTGCTGTGGAAGCGGTATGCTGAATCATTGTTGCCGCATACAGCATATTTGCACGGGTATTTTCATATTCACCTCCTATTCGAAGTGTCCCCAAAGAAAAGAGGTATTGCATGTCGATGTTTTCGACTGCATTTTGATTGATATTCAGGTCCAATAAATCCTGCTCACTACAAGAGGTAGCAAAAAGCAGAGATGCCAACATCAGACCGGTCATTTTATTTAAAATTCTCATCGTTTCAATAGTTTAGGGTTAAACCTTCAGTCTTAGAAGTTAGCAGATAGGTTAAATCCAAAGCTTCTGTTAGCCGGTACAGAGAAAAACTCAAGACCTTGTGCATTACCTGAAGTCGTGTAAGAAGCTTCAGGATCAATATTTGGAGTCTTGGACCATAGCAAAGCCAAATTACGTCCCACTACTGAAAGTGATAAGGACTGGAATGGAGTCTTGCTGATCATGGAATTCGGGAAGGTATAGCCGAAAGAGAATTCTCTCAACTTGGCAAATGAAGCATCATAAACGATATTTTCAGTTACTAGAGAATATCTCTGCCAGTAGTTATCGATCAAATATTTGGTTGGATCACTTGGATCAGCAGGAATAGTCCAGGTACCTGGGGTTCCTTCAGGAGTCACACCAGTAACAGTAAGTGAACCATCTCTACCCATCAAAGTATTCTTGTGAAGACCATACTGGTAAGCAAAATAATCTGTACCAGACATTACATGACCACCTTTTCTAAAATCGATCAATGCCATTAATCTGAAACCTTTGTACGAGAAGGTATTTGTGATACCACCAGAAATTGGGTGACGACCTTGAGCTATAGTTTCATAACCAGAAGTGGTTACTGGGAAACCATTGGCGTCATAAACTGGCTGGCCATTGACTCTCAATTGCTTGAAACCCGCAATCATACCCAAAGGCTCACCTACAATATGTCGGATTCTTTCTCTTCGAGTACGAGCCTCGTCCAAATTGATAAATTGGATTGGATCGCCTGCTGCATTAGTTCCCAAGCTTAGTACTTCAGAAATGTTATTTGCGAAGTTGAAGGAAACATCCCATCTGAATTTACCATCGATTGGAGTTGCATTAATCAACAATTCAATCCCTCTGTTTTCAAGTTCACCAATATTGATGGTTGTCGAACCAAAACCAGAAGTTGCTGAAATACCAGTTGCCAAGATGTCATCGGAAGTTCTTCTTCTATAGTATGCTAAATCAACTCCCAATCGATTGTCTAAGAATCTCATATCTGTACCGATTTCATATTCGGTAGAAGTATATGGAGCGAGACCAGCATTTGGAATTGATCCATTGTTGATTTGTCCCAAGCTAGCACCAAGGTGACCTGCACCTACTAGACCATAGGTCAAATTAAGGGCGTAAGGATTTGGAGCTCCACCCCCTACTTGACCCCAGTTAGCTCTTAATTTCATGAAGGTAATTGCCTTAGGCATTTCGATCATGTCAGAGATTACTACTGAAGTACCTACAGATGGGTAGAATAATTTGCTATTCTCAGGAGCGAGAGTTGAGAACTGATCTTGGCGACCTGTCAAATTCAAGAAAACAACGTTTTTATAACCAAAGTTAGCTGCTGCGAAATAAGAGTTAATTCCCAATTCACTAAAGCCATAACCGAAAGTTGGAGCTGCTACGTTGGTTACAGAATGGAAGAAAGGAACAACCAGATCATTTCCTCCACCTCTTTTACTTTCGTTGGTTCTTCTCATGATGTTAGAACCGATAAAGCCATCCACATCGAAATCGCCAAATTTCTTAGCAAATCCCACCATGAAATCCATATTGTTCTCACGGATTGTTTGAGTGGAAGTATTGTAAGAACCTCTTGGTTTGAATGCCGTTCCATAAGCTTCGAAGGAATATTCATCTCGAACTTGGAAATCAGTACCGAAACGACCTTGAGCATACAACCAATCGGTGAAATCATATCTCAAACTCATATTACCCAATAGACGATCAGTTACGTCCTCTCTTCCCCACTGATATGCTGCCCAGTATGGGTTTGTTTGGAATACGTTAGATTGATAACGAAGCTCATTTCCATCAGGCAATGCACCTGGCTTGTTTGGATCACCTTTGATGACATCTAGTGGAATATTTCCTGGCTTCACAACCATAGAGAAGTTCGCGTTTCCAGGTGAATCAGAAAGACGAGGACGGTTTTGTGCGGCCTGCTTTGAATATTGACCAGTAACGGCAAGCGTGAATTTTCCTTGCTTACTATTCACATTGATATTAGCCACGTTTCTATTAAACCCTGCATTAGGCACCACGTCGTTATTCTCCAAGTTGGAGAAAGAGAAGCGGTAAGTAGTATTCTCATTTCCACCAAA
Above is a window of Algoriphagus sanaruensis DNA encoding:
- a CDS encoding ROK family protein — encoded protein: MKPRYIGIDIGGSHISAARIGINQGGITVSDEVGVSVDTTLEADHILSSWTDLIKKLDPSADDFLGIAMPGPFDYQNGISLLEDQGKMKSLFGRSVRDGLSQRLSIPPKQILFTNDAEAFLLGEKMAGAGKHHQKILGLTLGTGLGSAFFLENRCTDAKLWTAPFREGIAEDYLGTAWFISEAEKQFDLKISGVKDLVSTGELTQEANHLFSEFGKTLGEFMVPYFREYGFDQVILGGKISLASPYFLPFTLQYLSYHGFHPDFKIAQLGEKAALIGACWPLIHTL
- a CDS encoding glycoside hydrolase family 18 protein; this encodes MKYLSFLVLLVLFSCSPNTSEHNASIQKNKVIVGYVAGWKTINPKKIPAEKLTHLNYAFAHVDSMGLVAPMSPEHATRDSLNSLALQSLKQRNPNLKILVSIGGWTHSKGFSEAVSSPQGIQKLTQSGIEYLIKHRLDGLDFDWEYPGLPGDNNPYKKEDKENFVAMLKSFREALDSLGAIHQTHYLSTIASGGFRSYLEANDLTKAQEYLDLVNIMAYDFYTAGDQVTGHHANLFPNGAKGRSAQTTVDEHVEFGVPVEKIVLGIPFYGRMWKQVSPEDHGLFQSGKFEMGLPYHQIYALATTSKFQRFWDEKAAAPYLFSSSDSTWITYEDTVSIQAKAQFIREKNLAGAMFWELSEDNTGTLLEKLSKALLPLQ
- a CDS encoding SusD/RagB family nutrient-binding outer membrane lipoprotein; translation: MRILNKMTGLMLASLLFATSCSEQDLLDLNINQNAVENIDMQYLFSLGTLRIGGEYENTRANMLYAATMIQHTASTAGYFSGDKYFYSAQYSGAYMERHFTDVIRLFSEVIRKTKDDPNEANVNAAATVLRVFDLLRMTDMYGDIPYTQAGYGLESEDNWFPKYEAQKDVYYAMIEDLKAARDKFSSSARSLGAQDFIYGGNIDKWKKFTNSLLMRMAMRMSNVDAAKAREVFTEANNSGAFSSNDDIAFIKYAPGPQGVNRNGLNDGYWNTYKYSRDCKVSKTFLDWMTANNDPRKMIVTGGVGNPDAPATWITDPALQIGMPNGYNSTNIRDVVAPGTLDGFSVVQQNFSMLNLKYLDWEDPYYLQSYAEVELMRAEAALKGWISTNAETHFNNGVTAAINAWTYFDGSFAVSADAIQAYIAGRGFGAASESDKYRLIGEEYWAATYLNDIESWSNWRRTGYPALTPTQDPNAFEGNFIPRRLRYWESEIGSNPQNYADAVARMGGDLFATKVWWDGGN
- a CDS encoding SusC/RagA family TonB-linked outer membrane protein, yielding MRKFLSIAFCLALLFNLTQVMGQGQRRVVKGVVTATSDGLPMPGVTILDKSNQTGTTTNVDGEYSISVTDQSVLVFSFIGFSTKEITVGNQSIINVALDEQTSELSEVVVTSFGMQRDQKSLGYSVTQLSGDKFTESRAINLGNALTGKVAGVNVTPPATGAAGSTRVVIRGGSSLTGNDQPLYVVNGVPIESGNLGSAGLWGGNDAGDGLAAINPDDIESLSVLKGNTAAALYGARAANGVIIITTKGGTARKGVGVAINSNFTVESVVDRTDFQRIYGPGQDGRKALTQDEAINTAINGWGAKYDGANSIQFDGQQRPYSYLGEGFSDFYKNGQTWNNSVSLFGGNENTTYRFSFSNLENNDVVPNAGFNRNVANINVNSKQGKFTLAVTGQYSKQAAQNRPRLSDSPGNANFSMVVKPGNIPLDVIKGDPNKPGALPDGNELRYQSNVFQTNPYWAAYQWGREDVTDRLLGNMSLRYDFTDWLYAQGRFGTDFQVRDEYSFEAYGTAFKPRGSYNTSTQTIRENNMDFMVGFAKKFGDFDVDGFIGSNIMRRTNESKRGGGNDLVVPFFHSVTNVAAPTFGYGFSELGINSYFAAANFGYKNVVFLNLTGRQDQFSTLAPENSKLFYPSVGTSVVISDMIEMPKAITFMKLRANWGQVGGGAPNPYALNLTYGLVGAGHLGASLGQINNGSIPNAGLAPYTSTEYEIGTDMRFLDNRLGVDLAYYRRRTSDDILATGISATSGFGSTTINIGELENRGIELLINATPIDGKFRWDVSFNFANNISEVLSLGTNAAGDPIQFINLDEARTRRERIRHIVGEPLGMIAGFKQLRVNGQPVYDANGFPVTTSGYETIAQGRHPISGGITNTFSYKGFRLMALIDFRKGGHVMSGTDYFAYQYGLHKNTLMGRDGSLTVTGVTPEGTPGTWTIPADPSDPTKYLIDNYWQRYSLVTENIVYDASFAKLREFSFGYTFPNSMISKTPFQSLSLSVVGRNLALLWSKTPNIDPEASYTTSGNAQGLEFFSVPANRSFGFNLSANF